Proteins encoded within one genomic window of Bacteroides sedimenti:
- a CDS encoding carboxypeptidase regulatory-like domain-containing protein, which yields MRKLSFVVFNLALALILYSCTLTDVDEPTKITGIVTNSSGNGIDNVSLQFKTTTNDWTVHTSSDGKYIINLPSGGTGFITLSKEGYTTKMITMAIVGGEHQKINVKMNTLVEDAYVKTEFSNIFVKNNAGKQFVKVQTNVKFEVECKDEWVRCSSDEASVYIEYAANLTSEPRLATITLNAEYGLKCLIYITQDAKPA from the coding sequence ATGCGAAAATTATCATTTGTTGTCTTTAATCTTGCATTAGCACTGATTTTATATTCCTGTACATTAACTGATGTAGATGAACCGACAAAAATTACTGGCATCGTTACCAATTCTTCTGGAAACGGAATAGATAATGTGTCGCTACAATTTAAAACAACTACAAACGATTGGACTGTTCATACATCTTCGGATGGTAAATATATAATTAATTTGCCATCTGGAGGAACAGGCTTTATTACACTCTCCAAAGAGGGCTATACTACTAAAATGATAACAATGGCAATTGTTGGTGGCGAGCATCAGAAGATTAACGTAAAAATGAATACCCTTGTTGAGGATGCTTATGTTAAAACAGAGTTTTCTAATATATTTGTAAAAAATAATGCAGGAAAACAGTTTGTTAAAGTCCAAACTAACGTAAAATTTGAAGTTGAATGTAAAGACGAATGGGTGAGGTGTTCGAGTGATGAAGCTTCTGTTTATATTGAATATGCAGCAAATCTTACCTCAGAACCACGTTTGGCCACTATTACGTTAAATGCAGAATACGGACTTAAGTGCTTAATATATATAACTCAGGATGCAAAACCGGCTTAA
- a CDS encoding heavy metal-binding domain-containing protein, which translates to MKANFIYSLVIALGLFFAGSSFNVVYSQKPHKSAEKATPAKECVVKYTCVMHPKVMMDKPGKCPQCGMKLVEKKVAVKKEAPKKIKSTKPEKGHKGYMPGPLPHSK; encoded by the coding sequence ATGAAAGCAAATTTTATTTATTCATTAGTTATTGCCCTCGGATTATTTTTTGCAGGTTCCTCCTTTAATGTTGTCTATAGCCAGAAACCTCATAAATCTGCAGAAAAGGCTACTCCTGCTAAGGAGTGTGTGGTGAAGTATACATGCGTTATGCATCCTAAAGTTATGATGGATAAGCCGGGTAAATGTCCGCAATGCGGGATGAAGTTGGTTGAGAAAAAAGTGGCAGTTAAGAAAGAAGCTCCCAAAAAGATAAAGAGTACCAAACCTGAGAAGGGACATAAAGGGTATATGCCCGGTCCGCTTCCACATTCAAAATAA
- a CDS encoding DUF302 domain-containing protein — MKYYISKILNVSFEEAQSKVVESLKNEGFGVLSEINIHDKLKEKLNIDFRRYKILGACNPAFAYKALQVEDKIGTMLPCNVIIQELAIDKIEVAAVDPVASMLAIENPELEKIAANVQEKLKHAVSSL; from the coding sequence ATGAAGTACTATATTAGTAAAATTTTGAATGTAAGTTTTGAGGAAGCACAGAGTAAAGTTGTTGAATCATTAAAAAATGAAGGCTTTGGTGTTTTGTCTGAAATCAATATTCATGATAAACTGAAAGAGAAACTAAATATTGATTTCAGAAGATACAAGATTCTGGGGGCGTGCAATCCTGCATTTGCCTACAAGGCACTGCAGGTTGAGGATAAAATTGGAACAATGCTTCCCTGTAATGTAATTATCCAGGAATTGGCCATTGATAAAATAGAGGTTGCAGCTGTTGATCCGGTAGCTTCTATGCTGGCTATCGAAAATCCGGAATTGGAGAAAATTGCTGCAAATGTACAAGAAAAGCTCAAACATGCTGTTTCATCCTTGTAG
- a CDS encoding YceI family protein, with product MKKLFFALILMTAFTLESFAQQSWKNDPAHSRLGFVVKHMTISEVSGRFTDFNVKVKATKKDLSDLKVEVTAKAASINTDIEARDHHLKSADFFDVEKYPEITFVSTAHKKVTDKNYKLMGNLTMHGVTRFVTLNVVYFGEAVNPTNQQKSFGFKITGTVNRANFGIGPKFPEAMISEKVKIVADVEFLKD from the coding sequence ATGAAAAAGTTATTTTTTGCATTGATATTGATGACAGCTTTTACTTTAGAAAGCTTTGCACAGCAATCGTGGAAGAACGATCCGGCTCATTCTCGCCTAGGATTCGTTGTAAAACACATGACCATCTCTGAAGTCAGTGGCCGTTTTACAGATTTCAACGTCAAAGTGAAAGCAACAAAGAAAGATTTAAGCGACTTGAAAGTTGAAGTCACAGCCAAAGCAGCCAGTATTAACACGGATATTGAGGCGAGAGATCATCATCTTAAAAGTGCCGATTTCTTTGATGTGGAGAAGTATCCAGAGATTACTTTTGTAAGTACAGCTCACAAAAAGGTGACTGATAAGAATTATAAATTAATGGGTAATCTGACAATGCACGGGGTTACCAGATTTGTTACGTTGAATGTTGTTTACTTTGGCGAAGCTGTCAATCCGACAAATCAACAGAAAAGTTTCGGATTTAAAATCACCGGAACTGTTAATCGCGCTAATTTTGGTATCGGTCCTAAATTTCCTGAAGCAATGATTAGTGAAAAGGTAAAAATCGTAGCCGACGTTGAATTTTTGAAGGATTAG
- a CDS encoding GNAT family N-acetyltransferase, translating to MNCLKFLELQEEDLPFVKDIYDYYTLNTTVVYSTEPVPMEDIKGFVPVGDPLYRSFMLITPEGEKCGFCYFNKFKPRAAFSVSVEITIYLKPGFEGRGYGSEALLRLEEYVRNGGFANIVALISGDNMVSRHLFEKCGYTCCGNIRNAARKFDRFLDLMFYQKLL from the coding sequence ATGAACTGCTTGAAATTTCTGGAACTTCAGGAAGAAGACCTTCCGTTTGTGAAAGATATATATGATTACTATACCCTCAATACAACTGTGGTATATTCTACAGAACCTGTTCCAATGGAAGATATCAAAGGATTTGTTCCTGTAGGTGATCCTTTATACCGCTCATTCATGCTTATTACACCCGAAGGCGAGAAGTGCGGTTTTTGCTATTTCAACAAGTTTAAGCCCCGTGCAGCATTCAGCGTTTCAGTAGAAATTACAATCTATCTAAAGCCCGGATTTGAAGGAAGGGGATATGGATCGGAAGCTTTACTCCGGCTGGAAGAATATGTACGTAATGGAGGATTCGCCAATATCGTGGCCTTGATATCGGGCGATAACATGGTTAGCCGCCATCTGTTTGAAAAATGCGGCTATACTTGTTGCGGAAACATCAGGAATGCGGCCCGAAAGTTCGACCGCTTCTTAGATCTTATGTTTTATCAAAAATTGCTTTAG
- a CDS encoding glycoside hydrolase family 20 protein, which produces MKQNRIHILILLLALLCGSREVAAQLNITPKPQFTELQKGAFTLDKKTVLYTNLKGEEKGNMLSLLQESPLKLSSAKKVNKKNSINLLLVNDSTSYSSPESYQLLVTPKQITISAKNGAGLFYGVQSLLQLINQNEGSSIKSIPALQIKDEPRLTYRGLHLDVSRHFFTKEFIKKQLDMMAYYKLNRFHWHLTDGAGWRIEIKKYPLLTDVTAWRPYNTWKEWWKNGRKYCTKDNPKAQGGFYTQEDIKDVVAYAQKRYITVIPEIEMPGHSEEVLAVYPQLSCSGKPYVNSDFCIGNDSTFTFLQDVLTEVMDLFPSKYIHIGGDEAGKSGWKTCPKCQARMQNENLKDVDHLQSYLIHRIENFLNAHGRKLLGWDEILQGGLAPDATVMSWRGEEGGIASAKAGHQAIMTPGAYCYFDAYQDAPNSEPEAIGGFLPLQKVYSYNPVPDSLTAEQKKLIMGVQANLWTEYVPTPEHAEYMIYPRLLALAEVGWTAPENKSYPEFRQRALKAVDFLESRGYHPFQLKNEVGERPASLVKENHLAVGKKITYKEPYYPGYTAGGDSALVNGWRGGWTYGDRRWQGIINHNLDVVIDLGATMPVKSISATFMQLIGPGVWMPHDVEIKVSEDGVNFTTLKQIANEVPEDYERLALRDFGWEGSTTARYVEYIARPNSKKGFLFVDEIIVK; this is translated from the coding sequence ATGAAACAAAACCGGATTCACATTTTGATTTTGCTGCTTGCGTTGTTGTGTGGCAGCAGGGAAGTAGCTGCCCAGCTGAATATTACTCCAAAGCCCCAGTTTACTGAGCTTCAAAAGGGCGCCTTTACTCTGGATAAAAAGACAGTGCTTTATACCAACCTGAAAGGTGAGGAGAAAGGAAATATGCTTAGTTTGCTTCAGGAGTCTCCTCTGAAACTTTCTTCTGCAAAGAAAGTCAATAAGAAAAACTCGATAAACCTGCTATTGGTGAATGATTCGACAAGCTACTCTTCACCTGAAAGTTACCAGCTATTGGTTACCCCCAAACAAATCACAATTTCGGCTAAGAACGGAGCAGGATTGTTTTACGGTGTTCAGTCACTTCTGCAGCTGATTAATCAGAACGAGGGTTCCAGCATAAAAAGCATTCCTGCATTGCAAATTAAAGATGAGCCCCGATTGACTTACCGAGGACTTCATCTGGATGTTTCCCGTCACTTCTTTACCAAGGAGTTTATAAAGAAGCAGCTCGACATGATGGCTTATTATAAACTGAATCGTTTTCACTGGCATCTGACCGACGGTGCAGGATGGCGTATTGAGATTAAGAAGTATCCGTTGCTGACCGATGTCACTGCCTGGAGACCATACAACACTTGGAAAGAGTGGTGGAAGAACGGACGCAAATATTGCACCAAAGACAACCCGAAAGCACAAGGTGGATTTTATACGCAGGAAGATATCAAAGATGTTGTGGCTTACGCACAGAAACGCTATATTACCGTGATTCCGGAAATTGAAATGCCGGGGCATTCCGAAGAGGTTTTGGCTGTATATCCTCAGCTCTCCTGTTCAGGCAAGCCTTATGTAAACTCTGATTTCTGTATAGGGAACGATAGTACCTTTACCTTCCTGCAGGATGTGCTTACCGAGGTGATGGACCTTTTTCCATCTAAGTATATTCACATTGGTGGTGACGAAGCCGGGAAAAGTGGATGGAAAACCTGTCCCAAGTGTCAGGCAAGGATGCAGAATGAAAATCTGAAAGATGTGGACCATTTACAAAGTTACCTCATTCACCGTATTGAAAATTTCCTGAATGCACATGGCAGAAAACTACTTGGTTGGGATGAAATTCTTCAAGGAGGTCTGGCTCCCGATGCTACCGTTATGTCGTGGCGTGGGGAAGAAGGCGGAATTGCATCTGCCAAAGCCGGTCATCAGGCAATTATGACTCCTGGGGCCTATTGCTATTTCGATGCTTATCAGGATGCCCCCAACTCAGAACCCGAGGCTATAGGCGGATTTTTACCGCTGCAAAAAGTCTATTCCTATAATCCGGTACCCGATTCGCTCACAGCCGAACAGAAAAAGCTGATTATGGGTGTGCAGGCAAATCTATGGACAGAATATGTCCCTACCCCCGAGCATGCTGAATATATGATTTATCCTCGTTTGTTGGCACTGGCCGAGGTAGGATGGACGGCTCCGGAAAATAAATCTTATCCTGAATTCCGTCAACGTGCCCTGAAGGCTGTAGATTTTCTGGAAAGTCGTGGTTATCATCCGTTCCAGCTAAAAAATGAAGTGGGTGAAAGACCGGCCAGTCTGGTGAAAGAAAATCATCTGGCAGTAGGCAAAAAGATTACTTACAAGGAACCATACTATCCCGGTTATACAGCTGGAGGCGATTCTGCACTGGTTAACGGCTGGAGAGGTGGTTGGACTTATGGCGATCGTCGCTGGCAGGGAATTATAAACCACAATCTTGATGTGGTGATTGACCTAGGCGCTACTATGCCGGTTAAATCTATCAGTGCCACTTTTATGCAGCTGATTGGTCCGGGAGTATGGATGCCTCATGATGTGGAGATCAAGGTTTCCGAAGATGGCGTTAACTTTACTACTTTGAAGCAGATAGCCAATGAGGTACCCGAAGATTACGAACGACTTGCATTGCGCGACTTTGGTTGGGAAGGCAGTACAACAGCACGTTATGTGGAATACATTGCTCGTCCAAACAGCAAAAAGGGTTTCTTGTTTGTGGATGAAATCATTGTGAAATAA
- a CDS encoding sulfatase has product MLPGLMCCISPILQAKQKPNVLFLIADDLRPELGCYGVKEIKTPNIDRLAASGILFQNAYCNIPVSGASRASLLTGMYPHYPNRFVQFDASASKDCPEAIPVSQWFTMHDYYTVSNGKVFHNIADHADSWSEYPWRVHPEGYGKDWADYNKWEVWMNSESGHTINPKTMRGPFCEWANVPDSAYDDGKGALRTIADLKRLKMTGKPFFLACGFWRPHLPFNAPRKYWDMYDRNKIPLATNPYRPTDLPGQVKPSQEIFSYARVKDTNEEAFQREAKHGYYASVSYVDAQIGLILQALDELGLRENTIVVLIGDHGWNLGEHTFWGKHNLMDCATHVPLIVRAPGAKTGKTKSMVEFVDLYPTLCELCALPLPEKQLDGKSFVPILNNPKSKIKEHVYIQWEGGDNIVDNQYSYAEWAKGKKKDCMLFDHKKDAAENHNIAGKVKPALLEHFAQLIQKIKSIIK; this is encoded by the coding sequence ATGCTGCCTGGACTGATGTGCTGCATATCTCCAATTCTCCAGGCAAAACAAAAACCGAATGTTCTCTTCCTGATAGCAGATGATTTAAGACCAGAATTAGGTTGCTATGGAGTAAAAGAGATAAAGACTCCCAACATTGACCGCCTAGCAGCAAGCGGTATCCTCTTTCAAAACGCCTACTGTAATATTCCTGTAAGCGGGGCTTCCCGGGCTAGTTTATTAACTGGAATGTATCCGCATTACCCCAACCGCTTTGTGCAGTTTGACGCGTCGGCCAGCAAGGATTGTCCCGAAGCCATCCCTGTTTCTCAATGGTTCACCATGCATGATTATTATACCGTATCAAATGGGAAGGTGTTTCACAACATTGCAGACCATGCCGATAGCTGGAGCGAGTATCCTTGGCGGGTGCATCCGGAAGGATATGGAAAGGACTGGGCTGACTACAACAAATGGGAAGTATGGATGAATTCCGAATCAGGACACACCATTAATCCAAAAACCATGCGTGGACCTTTTTGTGAATGGGCTAATGTACCCGATTCGGCTTATGATGACGGAAAGGGAGCGTTGCGCACCATTGCCGACTTAAAAAGATTAAAGATGACGGGAAAGCCTTTCTTTCTGGCTTGCGGTTTCTGGAGACCCCATCTTCCGTTCAATGCACCGAGAAAATACTGGGATATGTACGACCGGAATAAAATTCCTTTAGCCACTAACCCCTATCGCCCAACTGATTTACCTGGACAAGTTAAGCCTTCACAGGAAATTTTCAGTTATGCTCGTGTAAAAGATACAAATGAAGAGGCCTTTCAGCGGGAAGCAAAACATGGATACTACGCAAGCGTCAGTTATGTGGACGCCCAAATAGGATTGATATTGCAGGCATTGGACGAACTCGGTTTGAGGGAGAATACCATCGTGGTACTTATAGGCGACCACGGTTGGAATTTGGGTGAGCATACTTTCTGGGGGAAACATAATCTGATGGATTGCGCTACACACGTGCCACTCATCGTGCGCGCCCCCGGCGCAAAAACCGGCAAGACAAAAAGTATGGTAGAGTTTGTAGACTTATACCCTACTCTTTGCGAACTATGTGCATTGCCGCTACCAGAAAAACAGCTGGATGGAAAAAGCTTTGTTCCCATTCTAAACAATCCGAAAAGCAAAATCAAAGAGCATGTTTACATTCAGTGGGAAGGTGGAGACAACATTGTGGATAACCAATACAGCTATGCTGAATGGGCAAAAGGAAAGAAAAAAGATTGCATGCTTTTCGACCATAAAAAAGATGCAGCTGAAAATCATAATATAGCAGGCAAAGTAAAACCGGCGCTTCTTGAACACTTTGCACAACTCATTCAGAAAATAAAATCAATTATAAAGTAA
- the lacZ4 gene encoding beta-glucuronidase LacZ4 — protein sequence MRKFYLLCLTTLVFSLSASGSRIDLLLNDNWSFRFSHNVSDFKGQRVDLPHTWNTVDALSGKLDYKRGIGNYEKKLFVNPEWKGKRLFLRFEGVNTIANVLVNGKHIGEHRGGYSAFVFEITDRVNYGKENTILVRVNNAEQLDVMPLVGDFNFYGGIYRDVHLLITDPVCISPLDYASPGVYLIQESVSNKEAKVKAKIILSNGSVQDESAEILLQIWDGNKVIRKEVRTVNLKGNSQLTEEIPFIISRPHLWNGMKDPFMYRAEISLIQNNREIDKVNQPLGLRYFHVDPQKGFFLNGEQLKLHGVCRHQDRSEIGNALHKEDHDEDVAIMREMGVNAIRLSHYPHATYLYDLLDRNGFIIWSEIPFVGPGGYNDKGFVDQPAFKENGKEQLKEMIRQNYNHPSVCCWGMFNELKEQGDNPVEYVKELNALAHSEDPTRPTTAASNQEGNLNLITDLIAWNRYDGWYGGMPKNLGDWLDNRHKSFPDQKIGISEYGAGASIYHQQDTLTKTVPNSWWHPENWQTFYHMENWKVIAERPFIWGSFVWNMFDFGAAHRTEGDKPGRNDKGLVTFDRKVRKDAFYFYKANWNKEAKTLYLCNKRNTNRHRSLTDVMVFTNVSGVELFVNGKSMGKKSPDNYATICWKDIKLNPGENLIEVRSTDSKVKLTDSCSWVLEMASGPTL from the coding sequence ATGCGCAAATTCTACCTTTTATGCCTGACAACATTGGTCTTTTCCTTGTCGGCATCCGGATCACGGATAGATTTATTATTAAATGACAACTGGTCATTCCGCTTTTCACACAACGTTAGCGATTTTAAAGGACAACGGGTTGATCTCCCTCATACCTGGAACACTGTTGATGCATTGTCAGGAAAGCTTGACTATAAACGGGGCATCGGAAACTACGAAAAGAAATTGTTCGTCAACCCCGAATGGAAAGGCAAACGTCTGTTTCTCCGCTTCGAAGGTGTAAACACCATTGCTAACGTGCTAGTAAACGGAAAACATATTGGCGAACATCGCGGGGGATATAGCGCCTTTGTTTTTGAAATTACCGATAGGGTTAACTATGGCAAAGAGAATACAATCCTGGTACGTGTTAATAATGCCGAACAGCTTGATGTGATGCCACTGGTGGGCGACTTCAATTTTTACGGAGGAATTTACCGGGATGTCCATCTCTTGATAACAGACCCGGTATGTATTTCACCATTGGATTACGCTTCGCCAGGCGTTTACCTCATTCAGGAGTCTGTGAGCAACAAAGAGGCAAAGGTAAAGGCGAAGATAATTTTGTCCAACGGATCGGTGCAGGATGAATCAGCTGAAATTTTGCTCCAGATATGGGATGGCAACAAAGTGATAAGAAAGGAGGTTCGGACTGTGAATCTGAAAGGTAATTCTCAACTAACGGAAGAGATACCGTTTATCATCTCCCGCCCTCACCTCTGGAACGGAATGAAAGACCCGTTTATGTATCGGGCCGAGATATCATTAATTCAGAATAACAGAGAGATAGACAAAGTGAATCAGCCATTGGGGCTTCGTTATTTCCATGTCGACCCGCAAAAGGGCTTTTTCCTGAACGGAGAACAGCTGAAATTACATGGTGTTTGTCGTCATCAGGACAGAAGCGAGATAGGTAATGCGCTGCACAAGGAAGACCATGACGAGGATGTGGCAATTATGCGCGAGATGGGTGTTAATGCCATCCGGCTGTCACATTATCCACATGCAACTTACCTGTATGATTTACTGGATCGCAACGGATTTATTATATGGTCAGAAATTCCTTTTGTTGGTCCCGGAGGATACAATGACAAAGGCTTTGTTGATCAGCCTGCATTCAAAGAGAACGGAAAAGAGCAGCTGAAAGAGATGATTCGTCAGAACTACAATCATCCTTCGGTATGCTGCTGGGGAATGTTCAACGAGCTGAAAGAGCAGGGAGACAATCCGGTGGAATATGTGAAGGAACTGAACGCACTGGCACACAGTGAAGACCCTACCCGACCAACTACGGCCGCCAGCAATCAGGAAGGAAACTTGAACCTGATAACGGACCTGATTGCCTGGAACCGCTACGACGGATGGTACGGAGGAATGCCCAAAAACCTGGGAGATTGGTTGGACAATAGACATAAATCTTTCCCTGACCAGAAAATAGGTATAAGCGAATATGGAGCAGGTGCAAGTATCTACCATCAGCAGGATACGTTAACGAAAACCGTTCCCAACAGCTGGTGGCATCCTGAAAACTGGCAGACTTTCTACCACATGGAAAACTGGAAAGTAATTGCGGAGCGTCCGTTCATCTGGGGCTCGTTCGTCTGGAACATGTTCGATTTCGGAGCTGCTCACCGTACTGAAGGTGACAAACCGGGAAGAAATGATAAGGGACTTGTAACCTTTGATCGTAAAGTGCGGAAAGATGCATTCTACTTCTATAAGGCCAATTGGAACAAAGAGGCTAAGACTCTGTATCTCTGCAATAAAAGAAACACCAACCGACACAGAAGTTTAACGGACGTCATGGTATTTACCAATGTTTCGGGAGTCGAACTGTTTGTCAACGGGAAAAGTATGGGAAAAAAATCGCCCGATAATTACGCTACTATTTGTTGGAAAGATATAAAGTTAAATCCCGGGGAGAATTTGATTGAAGTACGCTCCACCGATTCAAAAGTGAAGCTGACTGATAGTTGTAGCTGGGTATTGGAGATGGCATCAGGCCCAACTCTTTAA
- a CDS encoding sulfatase family protein, with protein MKKNLFGLLGLSTSLIFPATSLFAQQTKRPNVIFILADDIGYGDLSCNGEKTIHTPNVEKLASRGVRFTDAHAVAATSTPSRYSMLTGHYSWRRDDTGIAAGNAGMIIRPEQTTLADMFKSSGYATGAIGKWHLGLGDKTGTQDWNGFITPGLKDIGFDYSYIMAATGDRVPCVFVENQRVVNLDPNDPIEVSYEKPFPGEPLGKDHPELLTVLKPSVNHGHNQAIVNGISRIGFMKGGKSALWKDENIADSITSKAISFIENNKNHPFFLYFATNDAHVPRVPNPRFVGKSGMGARGDAILEFDWSVGEIMKTLEKLGLAENTLIVLTSDNGPVVDDGYQDRAVELLGKHRPWGPYRGGKYSNFEAGTRIPFIVSWPGKTKTGVSNALVSQIDLFASLSSLVGQKKKEGVAPDSQDYLNTFLGKTKKGRKYVIEQAGALSVSTSDWKYITPNNGPAYNKLTNTELGNSKEPQLYNLKTDRGEKVNVAAQNFQKVEELKVILEKEKALNPKYVPVVK; from the coding sequence ATGAAAAAAAATCTTTTTGGTTTGCTGGGGCTAAGCACTTCGCTTATTTTTCCGGCAACATCTTTGTTCGCGCAGCAAACTAAACGCCCTAATGTTATTTTTATCTTGGCCGATGATATCGGTTATGGTGACTTGAGCTGTAATGGTGAAAAGACTATCCATACTCCTAACGTGGAGAAGCTGGCTTCTCGTGGAGTTCGTTTTACCGATGCTCATGCAGTGGCTGCCACCAGCACTCCTTCCCGTTACTCTATGCTCACCGGACATTATTCCTGGCGACGTGACGATACCGGCATTGCAGCCGGGAATGCCGGAATGATTATTCGTCCTGAACAGACTACACTCGCCGATATGTTTAAATCGTCCGGATATGCAACCGGTGCAATTGGCAAGTGGCACCTTGGGTTGGGAGATAAGACCGGCACTCAGGACTGGAATGGTTTCATTACACCCGGACTGAAGGATATCGGCTTTGATTATTCCTATATAATGGCTGCCACGGGCGACCGTGTTCCATGCGTTTTTGTGGAGAACCAGCGCGTGGTAAACCTCGACCCGAACGACCCGATTGAGGTAAGCTATGAAAAACCATTCCCCGGCGAACCCTTGGGAAAAGATCATCCGGAGCTGCTGACAGTTCTTAAACCAAGCGTGAACCATGGTCACAATCAGGCTATTGTGAACGGAATCTCTCGTATTGGCTTTATGAAGGGTGGCAAAAGTGCATTATGGAAAGACGAGAACATAGCCGACAGTATTACTAGCAAGGCGATTAGCTTTATTGAAAATAACAAGAACCACCCTTTCTTCCTTTATTTTGCAACGAACGATGCCCATGTTCCCCGCGTTCCTAATCCAAGATTTGTTGGAAAGAGCGGCATGGGAGCTCGTGGAGATGCTATATTAGAGTTCGATTGGAGTGTGGGAGAGATTATGAAGACCCTTGAAAAACTGGGATTAGCCGAGAATACGCTGATTGTTCTGACCAGCGACAATGGTCCGGTAGTGGACGACGGTTATCAGGACAGGGCGGTTGAACTGTTGGGCAAACACCGTCCGTGGGGACCTTACCGCGGTGGTAAGTACAGCAACTTCGAAGCGGGAACACGTATTCCTTTTATTGTAAGCTGGCCGGGAAAGACAAAGACCGGAGTTTCGAATGCATTGGTTTCACAGATTGACCTATTTGCATCTCTATCATCATTGGTAGGACAAAAGAAGAAAGAGGGTGTAGCTCCTGATAGTCAGGATTATCTGAATACTTTCCTGGGAAAAACTAAAAAAGGACGTAAGTATGTCATTGAGCAGGCTGGGGCATTGTCAGTTTCTACCAGCGACTGGAAGTATATCACTCCGAATAACGGTCCTGCTTATAATAAGCTGACCAATACGGAACTGGGCAACAGCAAGGAACCTCAGCTTTATAATTTGAAAACAGACCGTGGCGAGAAGGTGAATGTGGCTGCTCAGAATTTTCAGAAAGTGGAAGAGCTGAAGGTTATCCTGGAAAAGGAAAAGGCGTTGAATCCTAAATATGTGCCTGTAGTCAAATAA
- a CDS encoding RNA polymerase sigma-70 factor, translating into MNDLLNMSQVKAGDLNAFKNFFEFFYPKLMALACRFVNDETAKDIVQEIFATYWEQKENIDADNILSYLFKCVQNKCLNYLKHEMIVDEANIRIAEQRIQAISSCPDSNDTLQNLITRDIYEVVESSVKKLPPRCAEAFRLCFFHDLPQKEVAVIMNISLRTVETHIRHAVTFLKTDLHDLLLLILLFYAKK; encoded by the coding sequence GTGAACGATCTATTGAACATGTCTCAGGTGAAAGCCGGGGACCTTAATGCATTCAAAAACTTTTTTGAGTTCTTTTATCCGAAACTCATGGCACTGGCATGCAGGTTCGTGAACGATGAGACAGCCAAGGATATTGTACAAGAGATTTTTGCCACATATTGGGAACAAAAAGAAAACATTGATGCCGACAACATACTCTCTTATCTGTTTAAATGTGTACAAAACAAATGCCTCAATTACCTGAAACATGAGATGATTGTAGACGAAGCAAACATCAGGATAGCAGAGCAACGAATTCAGGCAATCAGTTCTTGTCCCGATTCAAATGACACATTGCAAAACCTGATTACCCGAGATATTTATGAAGTTGTGGAAAGCTCTGTCAAAAAGCTGCCTCCACGTTGCGCTGAAGCTTTTCGTCTATGTTTCTTCCACGACCTTCCTCAAAAAGAGGTAGCCGTCATCATGAATATTTCTCTTCGTACAGTTGAAACACACATACGACATGCTGTGACTTTCCTAAAAACCGATTTACACGATTTATTGTTACTAATTCTACTTTTTTACGCTAAAAAATAA